A single window of Rubripirellula lacrimiformis DNA harbors:
- the rpsL gene encoding 30S ribosomal protein S12, whose translation MPTINQLVRKRRKLKKTQSKSPVLEKCPQKQGVCLQVRTMTPKKPNSALRKISRVRLSNGKEVTVYIPGEGHNLQEHSIVLVRGGRVRDLPGVRYQVVRGSRDALGVDGRKQSRSRYGAKKK comes from the coding sequence ATGCCAACGATCAACCAACTCGTCCGTAAACGACGCAAGCTGAAAAAGACTCAAAGCAAGTCGCCGGTACTGGAAAAGTGCCCGCAAAAGCAGGGCGTTTGTTTGCAAGTGCGGACGATGACCCCCAAGAAGCCGAACTCGGCTCTGCGAAAAATCTCGCGGGTTCGTTTGAGCAACGGAAAAGAAGTCACCGTCTACATCCCAGGCGAAGGTCACAACCTGCAGGAGCACTCGATCGTGCTCGTTCGCGGTGGTCGTGTCCGTGACTTGCCGGGTGTTCGCTATCAAGTTGTTCGCGGTTCACGTGACGCATTGGGCGTCGACGGTCGTAAGCAATCCCGCAGCCGCTATGGTGCGAAGAAGAAGTAG
- the fusA gene encoding elongation factor G: protein MATDISKLRNIGIIAHIDAGKTTVTERMLYLSGAKHRVGRVDHGTTDTDDDPEEQERGITIFSACVKYRWKDFDINLLDTPGHVDFTAEVERCLRVLDGAVTVFSAREGVEAQSETVWRQADRYEVPRIVFINKMDREGANFESVLNDIGPRLGGNPVAIELPVGQGPPHVSDPFRGVIDLIDMKMLEFDPETEGKQVNETEVPDELRDDAMLWREQMLDAVYDLSEDAAALALEDKEVPREMIVSALRAGVLDRKIQVVLCGSALHGIGVQPLMTAVGNFLPSPLDRPPVEGVDPKDREKTLVRRPDPKEPFCGLVFKILPAKTGDNYWIRVYSGQLKQNSRVQCPNRDKKENIAQIWQIHATKKDRDGQVETVGAGDIACVIGPRFAITGDTVCDTQNAIELPSIKFAETVISMAIESESTGDKKKLEETLDMLRRQDPTFRAVENEETGQTLISGMGELHLEVIQHRLTRDFGLNVKFYKPRVNYRETIGGSADVVGVCNRQLGGQQMFARLSVKVSALEESSAPVQVFDRLPPETPLSNTVRQAAMDEIRERAAGGGLLAGFPLSGVRIEVYAAEAAEEGSDEVAFRIAAGDAFDRGLEAAGPVLLEPVMRVELTTPEEYMGELVGDLQQRRAIIAATESRGQMTVITAHAPLKELFGYSGSVRSLSQGRAGSSMEPLNYQPAPQADADSFTM, encoded by the coding sequence ATGGCTACCGACATATCCAAGCTCCGCAACATCGGCATCATCGCTCACATCGACGCCGGCAAGACGACGGTGACCGAGCGGATGTTGTATCTAAGCGGGGCGAAGCATCGCGTGGGCCGAGTCGATCACGGCACCACCGATACCGATGATGATCCCGAGGAACAGGAACGTGGGATCACGATTTTCAGCGCCTGTGTGAAGTACCGCTGGAAAGATTTTGACATCAACCTGCTGGACACTCCCGGGCACGTCGACTTTACCGCCGAAGTCGAACGGTGTTTGCGTGTTCTGGATGGGGCAGTGACCGTCTTTTCGGCCCGCGAAGGCGTCGAAGCCCAAAGCGAAACCGTGTGGCGACAGGCTGATCGCTACGAGGTTCCACGGATCGTGTTCATCAACAAAATGGACCGCGAAGGTGCTAATTTTGAATCGGTTCTGAACGACATCGGTCCGCGATTGGGTGGCAATCCAGTGGCGATCGAACTGCCGGTCGGCCAAGGGCCGCCCCATGTCTCGGATCCGTTCCGCGGCGTGATCGATTTGATCGATATGAAGATGCTGGAATTTGATCCGGAAACCGAAGGCAAACAGGTCAACGAAACCGAGGTCCCCGACGAACTTCGCGACGACGCGATGCTGTGGCGCGAGCAGATGTTGGATGCCGTCTATGACCTCAGCGAAGATGCCGCAGCGCTGGCGCTAGAGGACAAAGAGGTGCCGCGCGAGATGATCGTTTCGGCTCTGCGTGCAGGCGTGTTGGATCGAAAGATTCAGGTTGTCCTGTGCGGGTCGGCGCTGCACGGCATCGGCGTTCAGCCGTTGATGACGGCGGTTGGGAATTTCCTGCCCAGCCCGCTGGATCGGCCGCCCGTGGAGGGTGTGGATCCCAAGGACCGCGAAAAGACCTTGGTCCGCCGGCCCGATCCGAAAGAGCCGTTTTGTGGATTGGTGTTCAAGATTCTGCCCGCCAAGACGGGCGATAACTATTGGATTCGAGTCTATAGCGGCCAACTGAAACAGAACTCACGAGTCCAGTGTCCCAACCGTGACAAGAAAGAAAATATCGCCCAGATCTGGCAGATCCACGCGACCAAAAAGGACCGTGATGGTCAGGTCGAAACCGTCGGCGCTGGCGATATCGCTTGCGTGATCGGTCCGCGTTTCGCCATCACCGGTGATACCGTCTGCGATACTCAGAATGCGATCGAACTGCCTAGCATCAAGTTCGCCGAGACGGTGATTTCGATGGCGATCGAATCGGAAAGTACCGGTGACAAAAAGAAGCTGGAAGAAACTCTGGACATGCTTCGCCGCCAAGATCCAACGTTCCGAGCGGTCGAAAACGAAGAGACCGGACAGACGTTGATCAGTGGGATGGGCGAATTGCACTTGGAAGTGATCCAGCACCGGCTGACTCGCGACTTTGGGCTGAACGTCAAGTTCTATAAGCCACGCGTCAATTATCGTGAAACCATTGGCGGTTCGGCGGACGTCGTGGGGGTTTGCAATCGCCAACTTGGCGGACAGCAAATGTTCGCACGGCTAAGCGTGAAAGTTTCGGCGCTGGAGGAATCGTCGGCTCCGGTGCAGGTGTTTGATCGTCTGCCGCCTGAAACGCCGTTGTCCAATACCGTCCGGCAGGCGGCCATGGACGAAATCCGAGAACGGGCCGCAGGCGGCGGGTTGTTGGCCGGGTTCCCGTTGTCAGGCGTGCGGATCGAAGTCTACGCGGCGGAAGCTGCCGAGGAAGGGTCCGACGAAGTGGCGTTCCGAATCGCCGCTGGTGACGCGTTCGACCGCGGGCTGGAAGCGGCCGGGCCGGTCCTGTTGGAACCGGTGATGCGAGTCGAGCTGACAACCCCCGAAGAATACATGGGCGAATTGGTGGGCGACCTGCAACAACGGCGTGCGATCATCGCGGCAACCGAAAGTCGCGGTCAGATGACCGTCATCACGGCGCACGCGCCGCTGAAAGAATTGTTCGGTTATAGCGGGTCGGTTCGCAGCCTAAGCCAGGGCCGAGCCGGCAGCAGCATGGAACCGCTGAACTATCAGCCCGCCCCCCAGGCGGATGCCGATTCGTTCACGATGTAA
- the rpsG gene encoding 30S ribosomal protein S7: protein MGRITSSRTQLKGDPRHNSKLAGKFINCLMLDGKKTTATRVFYDALDEIGRRGEIADLTPIEVFEAAVENIKPYIEVRSKRVGGASYQVPMQVNRARQQSLALRWLLGAVRDKKGRPMHLKLADELMAAYKKEGVAYTKRENTHRMADANKAFAHFAW, encoded by the coding sequence ATGGGACGCATCACCTCCAGCCGTACGCAGCTTAAAGGCGATCCACGGCACAATTCCAAGCTGGCCGGCAAATTCATCAACTGTTTGATGTTGGACGGCAAGAAGACGACCGCAACGCGGGTCTTCTACGACGCTTTGGATGAAATCGGTCGCCGAGGCGAAATCGCCGATCTGACACCGATCGAAGTTTTCGAAGCTGCGGTTGAAAATATCAAGCCGTACATCGAAGTTCGCAGCAAGCGAGTCGGTGGTGCTAGCTATCAAGTTCCTATGCAAGTCAACCGTGCTCGTCAGCAAAGTCTGGCCCTGCGTTGGTTGCTGGGTGCTGTTCGTGACAAAAAGGGTCGCCCGATGCACCTGAAGTTGGCGGACGAACTGATGGCTGCCTACAAGAAAGAAGGCGTCGCCTACACCAAGCGTGAAAACACGCACCGTATGGCCGACGCTAACAAGGCGTTTGCTCACTTCGCTTGGTAA